The DNA window taacttgagaggaaacAGGTTTTCAATAGGAAAATTGCCGGAAATCAGTCACTTTTAAaggtgatgctagcaggcgagaagctaatggtctaatcagattcaatgatctatgctaggctggaacTAAAAGTGGTATAGCCAGACTCAAAGAACAGCTGGGTGAACTGGAGAAATGtaaaaatcaattgtttaactCAAGGGGAGATGGAAAAAGAGTAATTCTCCAAATGGTGGAATTTCCCTTTTAAGAGTATGGCCAAACTGTGAAAGCAAAGTTGTGCAAATCTAAAGTTACAAAAGACAAACAATTGTCATTTAGTGTTTTACTATCTGTTGTGAACAAGTGCATGGTGCCTATTCTATTCATAGTAAGTTATTCTTCCTTCATACCTCTCATTAATACACCTTCTCTATGCAACCAAAAGCAGGGGCTGGAGAATCTGAATAATTAAAAGGAGTCCAGATTGTATTGGGTGAGTCACAGCAACTGAATACTTTGACAACAGGTTGGAAGTCCACTAGTTATATAGTGCTGCCCCCCAGTGGACTAATCCACTTACTTCACATCTCCGAGTGAGTTGTGCTGTTAAAAAGAAAAGGTGCTTTGAGGATTGCATATATAGCATTCGCTAGACACAGACTTCAAACTGAGTTTGGGTAGTGAGGGTGGGTATTAAATTGTTCTGTAGGTTAAACAGTACATGGGTCTACAGGTCAAAAATAGACATGGACAGGAGTCTTCTTCAGGTAAAAAATATGGATAATGTGTGTCAAGAGCCTGTGTTGCTTACCCATGGGTACAAATAAAGCAGCTTCAACCTGAACCTGCATACCAGCTAATTTAAACATCAAACAATACACAAATCTCTGTGCATACAGAATAATAGTTATCATAAAGTGGTGTTTTAAAGTTAGGTCAGTTTGGGAGAAATATatgcacttatttatttattttgtgcaggaaagacaaaaaaggacCACAACTTTTAAAATCGATATTTAatgcaaaataataaaaatagatTCAGTATAGTCTTTACACTATACAATAAAAATCTCTAAATGAAAATGAAGATcaactaaaaacaaaacaaaaaaatgaaaaatacaaTATTTTTAAGTCCTTAATTTCCCTCTTTACTTGGTCACCTCACCAAAACGCCATGCCTCAATTCTCTTAAATAAGATTtacaaaatgaagaaaaaaagagaaaaagtgcCCAAAAAAGGGTGGAAAGGGGAGCGAAATGCACGTCGCGTGCATGTCCACAAAAACTGCCTCCGTTATGGTCCGTGCTCCACCCGTAAAACCTAACTCCTATGCTCTAGAAATGGTCATGTCAGTTGGTAAATGTTAACAGTATGATGTGTTTTTAATAATATCgcctaagtttttttttttttcttaagatACTAGGAATTTACAGTGGTTTGTGACTCAAAAATGGCCAGTTCtgtaaagttttttttgtttgtttgtttgtttcacattGCATACTTTTGGGTCCACTCCCTTGCTAGTCTGTTGtatctgaaataaataaataacaaggATATTATTAAGCAGGTGCTACCTTTAACTAAACATTTTGATAAGCAGTGTATCAGcttcaaattaattaatcttctcataaaaaaatacaccTTTGCCCACACTTAGGTCAGCATGCCGAGTGCACCGTTGACCTTCATGCTTTCTTTTACCATGCTGAGCAATCACATTCCATGGATCTCATGTCATTAggattccatagaaaatgaggACAACAACATCCTTGAAGGCATGTCCAGCTCATTTCATTTTAGCACCCTCATCTCACAATACAAAAAACACTTAGGCACTTAAACTAATGATGGCAGGACAACAACAAATGGATTGTGCCTTACAGGACTGGTATACACTGACACGGAGTAGCTTAAACACCTTGTATGGTAATCAAATGGCATGTTGGGTGTACGGTCACCATGATTAATGTCATATTTCCATGAAGACATACTCACTTTTCTTTGTCTGATTTGTAGATGTGTGCAATGTCTGGCACTAAAGGATCATCAGGGTTCGGGTCACAAAGCAAAGAACATATGGACAACAGAACTGCAACAACAGACACAAAGCCAATCAGACAAGGTGTAACGAAACAAATAGTCATTCAGTGAATGGGTAGGTAGGTATGTCAAAGTCCTACTTGATCTGCCAATTgtgcataaataaacacatgcatctATGAGATCTTATGGTTATCTGACAACGGCCCTTTCCCAAACTAGTCTCTTTGCCATCGCCCCAGCCACTTGCACTCCGTTTGCGAATTGCCGATGGTGActtgttgagggtgtgtgtcatATCCTCTAGTACTAGTATTGACAGATGCACTGGGAATCCCTAGCTTTTGTCTCCTCTGCACTGTCGCTTAAATGGTATTCTATTACTGTCGATTACATGTTTAATATTCTATCGTTTTCGCCTATTGCTGTCGATTAAATGGTATTCTATTGCTGTCGATTACATGTTTAATATTCTATCGTTTTCGCCTATTGCTGTCGATTAAATGGTATTCTATTGCTGTCGATTACATGTTTAATATTCTATCGTTTTCGCCTATTGCTGTCGATTAAATGGTATTCTATTGCTGTCGATTACATGTTTAATATTCTATCGTTTTCGCCTATTGCTGTCGATTAAATGTTATACTATTGCTGTCGATTAAATGTTATTCTATTGCTGTCGATTAAATGTTATTCTATTGCTATCGATTGAATGTTATTCTATTGCTGTAGCTTAAATGTTATTCTATTGCTGTAGCTTAAATGTTATTATATTGCtgcaagtcgctttggataaacgcATCTGCCAAGtgaatgaatgcaaatgtaaacGTCATGGAGAATGCTTCATACAAATGTGAGTGCACctgtaaacaaatccatggtTATGTCAGAACCTGTTCCCACTAAGGAAAGTAAGTTCATCCCAAATCTAAGAGCGGTATTATACCCTACACGCTAATCAAAGGAACTTAAATAGCCGCAAGGGTGATTCCCACTCGAGTGCACTCTGTAACCGAGGGGGGAGTGGGTAGGGACTAGTTTTAGAAAAAGGACCACAGTCACATGTATCCGTCAGTCATTCTGTCCAGAAATGCTAAACTAGAAGAGCATGACAACAAGGtcacacagaaataaaaatTCCAAGCATATTCCAAGAATATTCAAGAGAATTGTGCAGAAATATGTGTTTTGATATGTTTACATCCTTACCTTTTGATACCGTTAGAGCAGGAGACCACTGTGATCGTAAGATATCCAAACAGATACTGCCATTACTGTTGATGTTTGGGTGATATATTTTTGTGGTGAAAGCAACCTGGGAGAGATGATTGAGTGCAAGATTAATTACGACTTCTGTGgttggaggagaggacagcTGCATTAATTATCAGGTTGTAAATCACAGGAATTCTGACACCACCATTTACTTGCAGTTCTCAACATTATTCAGTGTTTATAAAAACCAATGAATATGTTAAGATGAAATATGACTTCTATAGGCGCAATGGCACATACCCTCAGTTTACAGAGCACACAAACTCTGCATATCGGTCATTTTGGATAAAATATCtgctaaacaaataaatgcagATCTTTCCCACAATAGCCTTGATAATCTTTTATGTATGATACCATTATTACCACataaacaggaaaattaaaatgtattgttttttataATAAGTATTCAgttcccaacaacagcacaaCTGACCAAAGCATTGGTGATCTACAGTACCAGTAGAGGCTAttattatagtgtgtgtgtgtgtgtgtgtgtgtgtgtgtgtgtgtgtgtgtgatagagagagagatttagcatgaattaatgaatgacaCCAACAAATCTGTAAATCTGTTATAGTTCTGTAAATTGGTTGTTCTTTAGTTGCCACAATAGCCTATTGTTTATGTATGATACCATTATTACCACATAAAAAAGGAaaattaaaatgttaactgtTTTTTTATAATAAGTATTCAGTTCCCAACAACACCACAGTTTCTTAAACTGACCAACGCATTGGTGATCTACCAGTATAGGGTATTGTTATCTTGtgtatgaattaatgaatgacaCCAACAAATCTGAAATAGTTCTGGAAATTCGTTGTTCATTTGCTGCCTACATGGACACCTGCCTTAAACCTATTAGAATATCAACCACTGAACAATGCCTTAATTAACTGAACACAAATGTAAAACCATTGCATTAATCTTTGGATGTATGTGCGCGTGGCCTACAGATTTGTGGACTCTCCAAGAAAAAGTCTAAAGAATTGACAAAGTACTGTTCTGTGTCAGCTATAACTGGTAGCCTCTTTATCTGGAAACGCAGGTGTCACCTAATGTGCACATCATGGTGTTAAACTTTACAGTTATTAGATACTCCTTTTCAGCAACATTTGGATCGTGGAAAACAAAGAattaagtgtgcgtgtgtgtgtgtgtgtgtgtgtgtgtgtgtgtgtgtgtgtgtgtgtgtgtaaattgtcCTGCAAGCTGGAGAGTCATCATATCTAAGGATTCTCAGCAGGGGCAGGGATCTGCAGTCAGCCAACTGTTCCTATTTTTAATCTGACTTCAAGATATGCTCAATATGATGTAGacactaacatactgtatagtttgCATTAACATCAAATTACACTTTCTGAGCCAGCTTTTCAAAATCCTTGGTTGCCTATTCTTCACACTAATGAAGGatgatatttttgtttgttgcaTGGGTCAAAATGagatttttctttattttgaatAAAACGCATTGATTCATTCACAATAAAACAATGATGATTACAAATAATAGATGCAAATGATATTTACCTTTGGTGGTTTGAAAGGATAATCTGTAGGAAAGTGGATTGTGAGAAAGAAGACACCTCCTTGGTATGGACTGTCACTCtgtaataataaacaaaagtaTGTCAATATAATAACTGcatatttaaaaatgtacacaTTTCATTTTGTCAGCCCTATATGTTGCATTGACAAAAGGTATAAATATGTGTATACAAACTAAAGCGCTGTAGTGAGAAGAAGCAACCAAACTCTGAATGTTTAAGCCCAATAGTACTCACAGGGCCCATGATTGTAGCTTGCCAGTGGaacactgcaaaaacaaaagaaaatatttctgaataaacaaacaaagacagacgAAAGAAACAATGTATTCACAACCAGCAAAGATGACACGAGCACCACAAGACGGCTTCTGTACGTACTGTCCTCTCCAACAGGTCCAGCTGAACACTGGGCAGGGGGGTCCCTTTGAAGATCATGGAGCTCCTACAGGGGAAttagacagacaaaaacaaaagctgAAGACAGGTTTAAAGGactcaaaaatatatattagtcTGAATTCACCTTTCACAAGGGAGAGCATTCCACAAAATGAAATTGTGACAAGTGCAGTATTGTTCAATGACAAATGCTACCCATTCAAAGAGCACAATAGAGGAT is part of the Sardina pilchardus chromosome 22, fSarPil1.1, whole genome shotgun sequence genome and encodes:
- the ube2d1b gene encoding ubiquitin-conjugating enzyme E2 D1b, whose product is MALKRIQKELHDLQRDPPAQCSAGPVGEDMFHWQATIMGPSDSPYQGGVFFLTIHFPTDYPFKPPKVAFTTKIYHPNINSNGSICLDILRSQWSPALTVSKVLLSICSLLCDPNPDDPLVPDIAHIYKSDKEKYNRLAREWTQKYAM